One Desulforhopalus sp. DNA segment encodes these proteins:
- the carA gene encoding glutamine-hydrolyzing carbamoyl-phosphate synthase small subunit, with product MKALIALEDGTTFAGQSFTGHGEAVGEIVFNTSLSGYQEVLTDPSYTGQIVTMTYPMIGNYGINPEDMESAAIHPRAFLIKEYNAYPSNFRSTRPLGDFLQEYGVLGVEGFDTRALVRHIRSKGAMKGFVSTLDLDKDSLIRRANEWPGFIGQDLVKDITCKEPYGWAGNRPVPGSNFTTAESKPAGALKVVAFDFGIKYNQLRILTEKGCRVQVVPAHTSAEAVLAMQPDGIFLSNGPGDPAGVEGVVETIRALLGKKPIFGICLGHQMLGLAYGGTAYKLKFGHRGGNQPVKDLTTGHVEITSQNHGFCIDIDSLPPGEVEVTHINLNDNSLEGMRHTRYPAFSVQYHPEHAPGPHDAIYLFDRFIAMMRG from the coding sequence ATGAAAGCACTCATCGCCCTGGAAGACGGGACCACCTTTGCCGGGCAATCGTTTACCGGTCACGGCGAGGCCGTTGGGGAAATTGTCTTCAACACCTCCCTCAGCGGCTACCAGGAAGTCCTCACCGACCCTTCATATACCGGGCAGATCGTCACCATGACCTACCCGATGATCGGCAACTATGGAATCAATCCTGAGGATATGGAATCAGCGGCCATTCACCCCCGAGCCTTCCTCATCAAGGAATATAACGCCTACCCGTCGAACTTTCGATCCACTCGGCCCCTCGGTGACTTCCTCCAGGAATACGGGGTCCTCGGGGTGGAAGGCTTTGACACCCGTGCCCTCGTCAGACACATCCGCTCGAAAGGGGCAATGAAAGGCTTCGTTTCAACCCTCGATTTGGACAAAGACTCCTTGATCCGAAGAGCCAACGAGTGGCCGGGATTTATCGGTCAGGACCTGGTCAAGGATATCACCTGCAAAGAGCCGTACGGCTGGGCAGGCAATCGCCCGGTGCCGGGCAGCAACTTTACCACCGCTGAGAGCAAGCCTGCAGGCGCCCTGAAGGTCGTGGCCTTTGATTTCGGTATAAAATACAACCAACTGCGAATATTGACCGAAAAGGGATGCCGGGTACAGGTGGTTCCGGCACACACCAGCGCCGAGGCGGTTCTGGCCATGCAGCCGGACGGTATTTTCCTCTCCAACGGCCCCGGTGATCCGGCAGGCGTTGAGGGTGTGGTCGAGACCATCAGGGCCCTCCTCGGCAAGAAACCGATCTTCGGCATCTGTCTTGGCCACCAGATGCTCGGTCTGGCCTACGGCGGTACCGCCTACAAACTGAAATTCGGCCATCGCGGCGGCAATCAGCCGGTGAAAGACCTTACCACCGGCCATGTCGAAATTACCTCGCAAAACCATGGCTTCTGCATCGATATCGACAGCCTGCCGCCGGGGGAAGTCGAGGTGACCCATATCAATCTCAACGACAACAGCCTGGAAGGCATGCGTCACACCAGGTATCCGGCCTTTTCCGTTCAATACCATCCAGAACATGCCCCGGGGCCACACGACGCGATCTATCTTTTTGATCGCTTTATCGCCATGATGCGCGGCTAA
- a CDS encoding pyruvate carboxylase, giving the protein MTRVIQGTPVKNIIDTLRQAKGYYITNTARDQSQSDFKNRILLHTDLMAAEHRDRAGYFSLEITGGASIHVDILRKQVDPFLKLKKLREKMPNTMFQTLCRGVNLFGYRPYPQNVIRFTVREFAKYVDVWRTFDFLNHVPNMHAVFEEVNRAGKLNEPCICFSTGPEHTNAYYVAKAGEIIDVTGKDITLCIKNHGGLGTPKRIGELVDALKQKYPDVPIHYHGHNTDGNDLGRIVEAVRNGASIVDAADSAFSGFYGPAPILTVVQTLKEYGYEAVCFDEEAVIATSDVIRDQRKYYEQFESQIKGFQPTVQIHKLPGGAMGSSLEQAAKGGFLDRMPDILHKELPRVQQELGNYWSVTPGSQILWTTAVANVLGGERYGNPSGDLRNLLLGKYGPFPFYKPEEWIYEKVLGDNWREVLEKEGGVDGIADMDLAHERYALAELIGAEPTDEQLVLYLQHPNDAVEFFKFTEQYGQVYVLPPSILFRQNGFDIGEKMSFRDHHGKEHMIEVGPSPVSDSGETSVYFIVDHHPSIFSFKAKAAVGKQGEAPILDKEEILDLAKAGDVRSPFSGKIVEITVTEGQEVMVGDRVAIMEAMKMQTPILAEMAGIVTNINAKKGDSLKPGGRILKIDPNE; this is encoded by the coding sequence ATGACTCGCGTTATTCAAGGGACTCCCGTTAAAAATATTATTGATACACTGCGTCAGGCCAAGGGCTATTATATCACCAACACCGCCCGCGACCAGTCCCAGTCCGATTTCAAAAACCGCATCCTTCTCCATACCGACCTCATGGCGGCCGAGCATCGTGACAGGGCCGGTTATTTTTCCCTGGAAATTACCGGGGGCGCCTCAATTCATGTCGATATTCTGCGCAAACAGGTGGATCCCTTCCTGAAGTTGAAAAAGCTGCGGGAGAAGATGCCAAACACCATGTTCCAGACGCTCTGCAGGGGGGTCAATCTCTTTGGCTACCGCCCGTATCCGCAGAATGTCATTCGCTTTACCGTCCGTGAGTTTGCCAAGTATGTCGATGTCTGGCGAACCTTTGATTTTCTCAACCATGTGCCAAATATGCACGCGGTATTCGAAGAGGTGAACCGGGCCGGAAAACTCAACGAACCGTGTATCTGTTTTTCTACGGGGCCGGAACACACCAATGCCTATTACGTTGCCAAGGCCGGCGAGATTATTGACGTCACAGGCAAGGACATCACACTCTGTATCAAGAACCACGGTGGCCTGGGAACACCGAAGCGTATCGGCGAACTGGTTGATGCCCTGAAACAGAAATACCCTGATGTTCCCATCCACTACCACGGCCACAACACCGATGGCAATGACCTGGGCAGGATTGTCGAGGCGGTGCGGAACGGCGCGTCGATTGTTGATGCCGCCGACTCGGCCTTCAGCGGTTTTTATGGACCGGCACCGATCTTGACCGTCGTGCAGACCCTCAAGGAATACGGCTATGAAGCAGTGTGCTTTGATGAAGAGGCGGTTATCGCCACCTCCGATGTCATCCGCGACCAGCGCAAATACTACGAGCAATTCGAATCGCAGATCAAGGGCTTCCAGCCGACGGTACAGATCCATAAGTTGCCCGGCGGGGCGATGGGGTCGAGTCTTGAACAGGCCGCCAAAGGCGGTTTCCTCGACCGGATGCCGGATATCCTCCACAAGGAGCTACCACGGGTGCAGCAGGAACTCGGCAACTATTGGTCTGTGACCCCCGGTTCGCAGATCCTCTGGACCACGGCGGTCGCCAATGTTCTTGGCGGGGAGCGGTACGGTAATCCTTCCGGGGATCTGCGCAATCTGCTCCTTGGCAAATATGGACCGTTTCCCTTTTATAAGCCTGAGGAATGGATCTACGAAAAGGTGCTTGGCGATAATTGGCGGGAGGTCCTGGAAAAGGAGGGTGGCGTCGATGGCATCGCCGATATGGATCTGGCCCATGAACGCTACGCCCTGGCTGAGCTGATTGGGGCTGAGCCGACCGATGAACAGCTTGTACTCTATCTGCAGCACCCCAACGATGCGGTGGAATTCTTCAAGTTTACCGAACAGTACGGCCAGGTCTATGTGTTGCCGCCGTCGATACTCTTTCGCCAAAATGGTTTTGATATCGGTGAAAAGATGAGTTTTCGGGATCACCACGGCAAGGAGCATATGATCGAGGTTGGTCCCTCTCCAGTCAGTGATTCAGGGGAAACCAGCGTCTATTTTATTGTTGATCACCATCCATCGATCTTTTCCTTCAAGGCCAAGGCCGCGGTGGGCAAGCAAGGTGAGGCACCGATTCTCGACAAGGAAGAGATACTAGATCTGGCCAAGGCGGGCGATGTTCGTTCACCGTTCTCCGGCAAGATTGTCGAGATCACCGTCACCGAAGGGCAGGAAGTGATGGTCGGCGACCGAGTGGCGATCATGGAGGCGATGAAGATGCAGACCCCGATTCTTGCTGAAATGGCCGGTATTGTTACCAATATCAATGCCAAAAAGGGCGACAGTCTCAAGCCGGGTGGCAGGATTTTGAAGATCGATCCAAACGAATAG
- the cmoA gene encoding carboxy-S-adenosyl-L-methionine synthase CmoA, with amino-acid sequence MIDTPKDTLFKIDTIPEDFVFNERVVEVFDDMLDRSIPFYKEVIEASAQLLDTFLSPGDTVYDLGCSTGTSLLLFCRLLRQKKLHFVGLDNSAPMLDKARLKAELYGKQGSLAFALEDITTFNHPGAAGIILNYTLQFIRPLQRQEFLHRLFDNLRPGGVLLMSEKVISHNRRLNRQYISIYHQYKKSRGYSELEIAKKREALENVLIPFSIEENLAMLVKAGFTAVETYFRWFNFVSFVAVKPA; translated from the coding sequence ATGATTGATACCCCCAAGGATACGCTTTTTAAGATCGATACAATACCGGAAGACTTCGTCTTCAACGAACGGGTCGTCGAGGTCTTCGACGATATGCTTGATCGCTCCATCCCTTTCTACAAAGAGGTGATCGAGGCCTCCGCCCAGTTGCTCGACACCTTTTTATCGCCGGGCGATACCGTCTATGACCTCGGTTGTTCCACCGGCACCAGTCTGCTGCTTTTCTGCCGCCTGCTGCGCCAGAAGAAACTGCATTTTGTCGGACTCGACAACTCGGCCCCCATGCTCGACAAGGCCCGGCTCAAGGCGGAATTGTACGGCAAACAGGGGAGCCTCGCCTTTGCCCTTGAGGACATAACCACCTTCAACCATCCTGGGGCAGCAGGGATCATCCTCAACTATACCTTGCAGTTCATCAGGCCCTTGCAGCGCCAGGAATTTCTCCATCGGCTTTTTGACAACCTGCGGCCGGGCGGAGTTCTGCTGATGAGTGAGAAGGTCATCAGCCACAACCGCCGCCTCAACCGTCAATACATATCCATCTACCACCAGTATAAAAAATCACGGGGCTACTCGGAACTGGAGATTGCCAAAAAGCGGGAGGCCCTGGAAAACGTTCTCATCCCTTTTTCCATCGAGGAAAACCTGGCGATGCTGGTCAAGGCCGGTTTTACCGCCGTCGAGACCTATTTCCGCTGGTTCAACTTTGTATCTTTTGTGGCGGTAAAACCCGCCTGA
- a CDS encoding SurA N-terminal domain-containing protein — protein MTRPTTNRQFSRFLGGIFAIFLVVLLFPVIGRAEVVDKVVAVVNDDVITLSELEEEMARIYQILAKESSGQALVNSMNEAREATINSMIDRRLINQRAKSTNTTVSDEELEAAFNTTRNRMALDPTEFKKKLDRSGLTEETLKKQLRDQVLQSKLVSYDVRAKIVITEEMIRDYYNEHFSTKIDKDSYYLLQMGFQWNRGISDPEKLREEKEETKKRAERALDLVKKGQEFKDVAKKFSDLPSASDGGDLGILQLEDMAPAMRTAVASLKTGEISQIILTAEDYQFFKRLSATDQATSSSYEKAKEEIKEKLYEEKLKAAYSDWVKGLKENAYIRRL, from the coding sequence ATGACTCGACCCACCACAAACCGGCAGTTCAGCAGATTCCTCGGCGGGATTTTCGCCATTTTTCTGGTAGTATTGTTGTTCCCTGTAATCGGAAGGGCCGAAGTTGTCGATAAAGTTGTGGCTGTTGTCAATGACGATGTTATCACTCTTTCCGAGTTGGAAGAGGAGATGGCGAGAATTTACCAAATTTTAGCCAAAGAATCCTCCGGCCAGGCCCTGGTGAATTCCATGAACGAAGCCCGGGAGGCCACCATCAATTCGATGATCGACCGGCGTCTCATTAACCAACGGGCAAAATCGACCAATACTACGGTAAGCGACGAAGAGCTAGAGGCCGCTTTCAACACTACCCGAAACCGAATGGCCCTTGACCCAACTGAGTTTAAAAAGAAGCTCGACCGCTCAGGATTGACGGAAGAGACCCTCAAAAAGCAACTCCGTGACCAGGTATTGCAAAGTAAACTCGTTAGTTATGATGTTCGCGCCAAAATCGTCATTACCGAGGAGATGATTCGCGACTATTATAACGAGCATTTTTCCACTAAAATAGACAAAGACAGCTATTATTTGCTGCAGATGGGATTCCAGTGGAACCGGGGGATATCGGATCCGGAAAAATTGCGGGAAGAAAAAGAGGAGACCAAGAAACGAGCGGAGCGAGCACTGGACCTTGTAAAAAAAGGTCAGGAATTCAAAGATGTCGCCAAGAAATTCTCTGATTTGCCTTCAGCGAGCGACGGGGGTGATCTCGGCATCTTGCAGCTCGAAGACATGGCTCCAGCCATGCGAACCGCAGTGGCTTCGCTGAAGACCGGCGAGATAAGTCAAATCATACTGACAGCCGAGGATTATCAGTTCTTCAAGCGACTCTCCGCAACCGACCAAGCCACATCCTCCTCCTATGAAAAGGCCAAGGAAGAAATCAAGGAAAAGCTCTATGAGGAAAAATTAAAGGCAGCCTATTCGGATTGGGTAAAAGGCCTCAAAGAAAACGCCTATATTCGCAGACTGTAA
- a CDS encoding biotin--[acetyl-CoA-carboxylase] ligase: protein MAVNRPDPRAVLRRLQLELSVQEPHTLYDPRAIVRYGSYVGTVIESHEQLPRAMDHARGLIAAAARNGKSMVSGTVIIADTLSQCKGRFSRSWHAPHGGAWGCMIFANTLLPQGRSFISLTAGVACCEAVREVAGVNGQVRWVNDVLVEGRKLAGFLVESYTEPVHGEEFALVGFGINVNNTQFPEEIEGTATSLRLLLGRNTDLSEFTTVFLAKLAWNIGILHHEEARDLKEEGFSGRQGRHLLLDRWLALSDTLGKRVIFGFDVITAPQYQAEVVGLDTSGGLILRLADGTTTVEHSGEIRYLGQVG from the coding sequence GTGGCGGTTAATCGCCCGGATCCCCGGGCGGTCCTGCGGCGTCTGCAACTTGAATTGTCGGTCCAGGAGCCGCACACGCTGTATGATCCGAGAGCGATCGTTCGCTACGGTTCCTACGTTGGTACTGTTATTGAAAGCCACGAGCAGTTACCAAGGGCCATGGACCACGCCCGTGGTTTAATCGCTGCGGCCGCCCGAAACGGCAAATCAATGGTCAGCGGAACCGTCATCATCGCGGATACACTAAGTCAATGCAAGGGGCGGTTTTCCCGCTCGTGGCATGCGCCGCACGGCGGGGCGTGGGGATGTATGATCTTTGCCAATACCCTGTTGCCTCAGGGGCGCAGTTTCATTTCGCTTACTGCCGGCGTTGCCTGCTGTGAAGCGGTGCGGGAGGTCGCCGGGGTAAATGGGCAGGTTCGCTGGGTAAATGATGTGCTGGTTGAGGGGAGAAAGCTTGCCGGCTTTCTGGTGGAGAGCTACACCGAACCGGTGCACGGCGAGGAATTCGCCCTGGTCGGGTTTGGCATAAATGTCAACAACACTCAATTCCCAGAAGAAATTGAGGGAACTGCCACAAGTCTTCGACTCCTTCTTGGCCGAAATACCGATCTCTCCGAATTTACCACGGTGTTTCTCGCAAAACTTGCCTGGAACATTGGCATCCTCCACCATGAAGAAGCACGGGACCTCAAGGAGGAGGGCTTCTCCGGCAGACAGGGGCGGCACCTGCTTCTCGACCGCTGGCTGGCACTTTCCGATACCCTTGGCAAACGGGTGATTTTTGGCTTCGACGTAATTACTGCACCGCAATACCAGGCGGAGGTCGTCGGACTGGACACAAGTGGTGGGCTCATCCTTCGGCTCGCTGACGGGACAACGACAGTTGAGCATAGTGGAGAAATTCGCTATCTAGGGCAGGTCGGCTGA
- the cmoB gene encoding tRNA 5-methoxyuridine(34)/uridine 5-oxyacetic acid(34) synthase CmoB gives MDYLASLPSSANFDAILQESSKRHNWVNQDKKGFLRYREPALQLAQYRAGHVDCTGDQVIIGSAEEMTDQKRLIVTDKLKAFMPWRKGPFSVFGIDIDAEWRSERKWQRLVPALPNLSGKVIADIGCNNGYYMFRMTPAQPKLVLGFEPSVQHYYCFKALQGMAGCPGLDIDLLGVEHLALFPSCFDVVFLMGVIYHRPSPVDTLRDIHTALKPGGTLLVESQAIPGEAPMALFPKDTYAKVPGTYFVPTGACLCNWMTKAGFVDVSLFCQHPMSSAEQRRTEWMTFESYSDFITPGNPDLTLEGYPAPWRIFVKGQKKS, from the coding sequence ATGGATTATCTGGCATCTCTCCCTTCTTCGGCAAATTTTGACGCTATTCTGCAAGAAAGCAGCAAACGCCATAACTGGGTGAATCAGGACAAAAAAGGCTTTCTTCGTTACCGCGAACCGGCCCTGCAGCTCGCCCAGTACCGCGCCGGCCATGTCGACTGCACCGGCGATCAAGTAATAATTGGCTCAGCCGAGGAGATGACTGACCAGAAACGGCTCATCGTCACCGACAAACTCAAGGCCTTTATGCCCTGGCGGAAAGGGCCGTTCTCGGTATTTGGCATCGATATCGATGCCGAATGGCGCAGTGAGAGAAAGTGGCAAAGGCTGGTGCCTGCCCTCCCCAACCTTTCAGGCAAAGTCATTGCCGACATCGGCTGCAACAATGGCTATTACATGTTCCGTATGACTCCGGCCCAGCCCAAACTCGTTCTTGGTTTCGAGCCATCGGTCCAGCACTACTACTGCTTCAAGGCTCTGCAGGGCATGGCCGGGTGCCCAGGTCTGGATATCGATCTCCTTGGTGTCGAGCATCTGGCCCTCTTTCCTTCCTGCTTTGACGTGGTGTTTCTCATGGGGGTCATCTATCATCGTCCATCGCCGGTTGATACCCTCCGCGACATCCATACTGCCCTGAAGCCCGGGGGAACATTGCTTGTCGAGTCCCAGGCCATCCCCGGTGAAGCACCGATGGCGCTGTTTCCAAAAGACACCTACGCCAAGGTGCCCGGAACCTACTTCGTGCCAACCGGCGCCTGTCTCTGCAACTGGATGACGAAGGCCGGTTTCGTCGATGTCAGCCTGTTCTGCCAACACCCCATGTCCAGCGCCGAACAACGCCGCACCGAGTGGATGACCTTTGAATCGTACAGCGACTTTATTACTCCTGGAAATCCGGACTTGACCCTTGAAGGTTACCCGGCGCCCTGGCGTATCTTCGTCAAAGGACAAAAAAAATCATGA
- the recO gene encoding DNA repair protein RecO → METEAIVLDCSDYGESDIIVTLFCQDEGRITAIAKGAKKSLRRFVNKLELFSFLHIVCERKTGRHLAFLAEADLHTSFINIRNNLELYTIASVVREFMLVGIKEAEPDERLFRLCLWTFHNINLRQQPKAVLVLFLIRFFEYLGYRPNLHACSRCAEPITTKRSYSFTPSGGGIICSGCAGPEKTSIISHGTIRVLRSAQDLPLDRLHCLKMSGAILKEALALLHGYGRYLLQRDIVAWRMMQTHTHA, encoded by the coding sequence ATGGAAACTGAAGCCATCGTCCTCGACTGCAGCGACTATGGCGAGTCGGACATAATTGTCACCCTGTTCTGTCAGGACGAGGGAAGGATTACCGCCATTGCCAAGGGCGCCAAGAAAAGCCTGCGACGATTCGTCAATAAACTTGAACTGTTCAGCTTTCTCCATATCGTTTGTGAGAGGAAAACCGGACGGCACCTGGCTTTTCTCGCCGAAGCCGATCTGCACACCAGTTTTATCAATATCCGCAACAACCTGGAACTCTACACCATTGCCTCGGTTGTCAGAGAGTTTATGCTTGTCGGCATCAAAGAAGCCGAGCCGGATGAACGTCTTTTCCGCCTTTGCCTGTGGACCTTCCACAATATTAACCTCCGGCAGCAACCAAAGGCCGTTCTTGTCCTTTTTCTCATTCGCTTTTTCGAGTATTTGGGATATCGGCCGAACCTGCATGCATGCAGCCGATGCGCCGAGCCGATTACGACCAAGCGGAGCTATAGTTTCACCCCAAGCGGCGGCGGAATCATCTGTTCAGGATGTGCAGGACCAGAGAAGACATCGATCATTTCCCACGGCACCATCAGGGTGCTCCGCTCAGCTCAGGATTTACCACTCGACCGGCTGCACTGTTTGAAGATGTCCGGAGCTATCCTCAAAGAGGCCCTTGCACTGCTCCATGGCTATGGAAGATACCTGTTACAAAGGGACATCGTGGCATGGAGGATGATGCAAACCCATACACATGCCTGA
- a CDS encoding ATP-grasp domain-containing protein, whose product MKKRILVANRGEIAIRLTRAIQELGYEAIAVYETPDEMSRHIRIADEAILLGDGPRCDYLNIEKIIKAAKQSGACAIHPGYGFLAENPFFAKACENNGIIFIGPTSEIIQNLGNKVIARDIMAEAGIPMVPGTQNLRQGREGVADALAFAAKYGYPIMLKATSGGGGRGIRRIESDTEMKQQIPVARAEALAAFNDDSVYLEKVVVNPKHVEVQILADSHGHTVHLGTRDCSIQRRNQKLIEIAPSMIKNKELLDEICATAVKAAEAANYLNAGTVEFLIDKDYNFYFMEINTRVQVEHTVTEMITGIDIVRNQINIAFGKPLSFTQKDVQMRGHAIEVRINAEDPKNDFMPEGGKMVSVYRSTGGFGVRLDGFVYQGYIIPEVYDSLLVKLTVHGFTWDETVGRLKRCLHNFAIRGPKTTIPFYVNIANEKDFVSGNFDTSYIDTHPHIFHYDEDASESGKLAKFIAMIHYSGENPFAK is encoded by the coding sequence GTGAAAAAGAGAATACTCGTTGCCAATCGTGGGGAAATCGCCATTCGCCTCACCAGGGCCATTCAGGAACTTGGTTATGAGGCCATTGCCGTCTACGAAACTCCAGACGAAATGTCCCGGCATATTCGGATTGCCGACGAGGCAATCCTCCTCGGTGATGGTCCGCGCTGTGACTATCTTAATATCGAAAAAATCATCAAGGCGGCGAAACAATCCGGGGCCTGTGCCATTCATCCCGGCTACGGGTTTCTGGCTGAGAATCCGTTTTTTGCCAAGGCCTGCGAAAACAACGGCATCATCTTCATCGGGCCGACCTCCGAGATCATTCAGAACCTCGGCAACAAGGTCATTGCCCGTGACATCATGGCCGAGGCGGGAATCCCCATGGTTCCCGGCACCCAAAACCTCAGGCAGGGCCGGGAAGGGGTGGCCGATGCCTTGGCCTTCGCCGCCAAATACGGCTATCCGATCATGCTCAAGGCAACCTCCGGCGGTGGTGGTCGGGGGATTCGGCGGATTGAATCGGATACTGAAATGAAACAGCAGATCCCGGTGGCCCGCGCCGAGGCCCTGGCCGCCTTTAATGACGATTCGGTTTATCTCGAAAAGGTGGTTGTCAATCCGAAGCACGTCGAGGTGCAGATCCTCGCTGACAGTCATGGCCATACCGTCCATCTCGGCACCAGGGACTGTTCGATCCAGCGCCGCAACCAGAAGCTGATCGAGATTGCCCCGTCGATGATCAAGAACAAGGAACTCCTCGACGAGATCTGTGCAACCGCGGTGAAGGCCGCGGAGGCCGCCAATTATCTCAATGCCGGGACGGTCGAGTTCCTGATCGATAAGGACTACAATTTTTATTTCATGGAGATCAACACCCGGGTGCAGGTCGAACACACGGTGACCGAGATGATCACCGGTATCGATATCGTTCGCAACCAGATCAATATCGCCTTTGGCAAACCGCTGTCCTTTACCCAGAAAGACGTGCAGATGCGCGGCCATGCCATTGAGGTGCGGATCAACGCCGAGGACCCGAAAAACGATTTCATGCCAGAAGGCGGGAAAATGGTTTCCGTATACCGGTCAACCGGTGGCTTCGGAGTGCGTCTCGACGGCTTCGTGTATCAGGGCTACATCATCCCCGAGGTCTACGATTCGCTCCTTGTCAAACTGACCGTCCATGGTTTCACCTGGGACGAAACGGTCGGTCGCCTGAAACGCTGTCTGCATAACTTTGCCATCAGGGGCCCGAAGACCACCATCCCGTTCTATGTGAACATTGCCAATGAGAAGGATTTTGTCTCCGGCAATTTCGATACCTCATACATCGACACCCATCCACATATCTTCCATTATGATGAGGATGCCAGCGAGTCCGGGAAATTGGCAAAGTTTATTGCCATGATTCATTACTCGGGCGAAAACCCCTTTGCCAAATAA
- a CDS encoding helix-turn-helix domain-containing protein has product MQPHSTEIKTVPLGEFLRETRIKQGLDIESIAEGTKISPKNLQAIEESDFSSLPAEVFARGFYTLYARQLALDPSEILEMYGQERKIHPKENRYKTPPPNRLAEDMKSLAEPPSALPFAYFGFIFLLFLLFGAFLCWYFSWNPASYLSSKLRSLDPTLKVEQTTRQNPEANVPQSLFAAAQARSTAPAQTNILSLSSPALASTEATTQPVEPAKTLSSPGTTKYHVNAVFQEETKVSLTIDTNPERTMIFKEGEQVSWRAMEKLIISLPGKTTTRISLNQTPLELPKTGEENITLAIPEMLLR; this is encoded by the coding sequence ATGCAGCCCCATTCCACCGAAATAAAAACCGTCCCTCTCGGAGAATTCCTTCGGGAAACAAGAATCAAACAGGGACTTGATATTGAGTCGATAGCCGAAGGCACCAAGATATCACCCAAAAACCTCCAGGCTATTGAAGAGAGTGACTTTTCTTCGCTCCCGGCGGAAGTGTTTGCCAGAGGATTCTATACCCTTTATGCCCGTCAACTTGCTCTTGATCCAAGTGAAATACTGGAAATGTATGGGCAAGAACGGAAAATTCACCCCAAAGAAAACCGCTATAAAACCCCACCACCGAACAGATTAGCAGAAGACATGAAGAGCCTGGCGGAACCTCCAAGCGCCCTGCCTTTTGCATATTTTGGCTTCATATTCCTCCTGTTCCTCCTTTTTGGCGCTTTTTTATGCTGGTATTTTTCCTGGAACCCGGCTTCCTACCTCAGCAGTAAATTACGTAGCCTCGATCCAACCCTCAAAGTTGAACAAACAACACGACAGAACCCAGAAGCAAACGTCCCGCAATCACTCTTTGCCGCCGCTCAGGCCCGAAGCACGGCACCTGCGCAGACCAACATCTTGAGTCTTTCATCCCCAGCCCTTGCCTCGACTGAAGCCACGACCCAACCGGTAGAACCGGCCAAAACACTCTCCTCGCCGGGGACGACCAAATACCACGTCAATGCCGTCTTCCAGGAAGAAACCAAGGTGTCTCTCACCATAGACACCAACCCGGAACGGACAATGATCTTCAAGGAAGGAGAGCAGGTAAGCTGGCGTGCCATGGAAAAACTCATCATCTCTTTGCCTGGCAAAACCACGACTCGAATCTCCCTCAACCAAACGCCACTCGAACTCCCTAAAACCGGTGAAGAGAACATCACTCTGGCTATTCCCGAGATGCTTCTCAGATAG
- a CDS encoding rhomboid family intramembrane serine protease has translation MSADNNIGSQLCPGCRKLINRSVPRCPYCQMSRPGAWWKRFFLAGGANDADKLVTVLITTNAIMFVVALAIDPRLSGFNPFEFLAPTNQSLLVLGSTGTMPLFQLGRWWSLVAAGFLHGGLLHLVFNMLALRQLAPLMVLEFGASRTIILYILGSVGGFVISSLAGVSFTIGASAAVCSLIGALLYYGRSRGGIYGRNIFSQIGGWAVGIALFGFLVPGINNWGHGGGMLTGALLAFLLGYKDKKKETFGHRVAAMACIIGTGLILVWSCLNGLAFVFFSG, from the coding sequence ATGTCAGCAGATAACAACATAGGATCGCAGCTGTGCCCCGGCTGCCGGAAACTGATCAATCGCTCGGTCCCGCGCTGCCCCTACTGCCAGATGAGTCGCCCGGGGGCGTGGTGGAAAAGGTTCTTCCTGGCCGGCGGCGCAAACGACGCCGACAAGCTGGTAACGGTGCTCATCACCACCAACGCCATCATGTTTGTCGTCGCTCTGGCCATTGATCCACGGCTCTCCGGCTTTAACCCCTTTGAGTTTCTTGCCCCAACCAACCAAAGCCTGCTGGTTCTCGGTTCGACGGGAACCATGCCGCTCTTCCAGCTGGGGCGCTGGTGGTCTCTGGTGGCGGCCGGCTTTCTGCACGGCGGCTTGCTGCATCTGGTCTTCAATATGCTCGCCCTGCGCCAGCTCGCCCCACTGATGGTCCTCGAATTCGGCGCCAGCAGAACAATTATCCTCTACATTCTCGGCAGCGTCGGCGGCTTTGTCATCTCCAGCCTGGCCGGGGTCTCCTTTACCATTGGCGCATCGGCGGCGGTCTGCAGCCTGATCGGCGCCCTTCTCTATTATGGCAGGAGTCGCGGTGGTATCTATGGCCGCAATATCTTCAGCCAGATAGGCGGCTGGGCGGTGGGAATCGCCCTCTTTGGTTTTCTCGTCCCGGGGATTAACAACTGGGGACACGGCGGCGGCATGCTGACCGGTGCACTGCTGGCTTTTCTACTTGGTTATAAAGATAAGAAGAAAGAAACCTTCGGCCACCGGGTGGCGGCCATGGCATGTATTATCGGCACCGGGCTGATTTTAGTATGGTCGTGCCTGAACGGCCTCGCCTTTGTCTTTTTCAGCGGCTAG